A stretch of the Argentina anserina chromosome 6, drPotAnse1.1, whole genome shotgun sequence genome encodes the following:
- the LOC126798083 gene encoding cytokinin riboside 5'-monophosphate phosphoribohydrolase LOG7 codes for MEETNSRFNRICVFCGSSSGKKVSYQEAAVELGKELVDRRINLVYGGGSVGLMGLVSQAVHDGGRHVLGVIPRTLMPREITGETVGEVRTVSDMHQRKAEMARQADAFIALPGGYGTLEELLEVITWAQLGIHRKPVGLLNVDGYYNSLLSFIDKAVDEGFISPTARHIIVSAPTAKQLVRQLEEYVPEYDEVTSKLVWDEVDRMNYVSESGVAT; via the exons ATGGAAGAGACAAACTCGAGATTCAATAGGATTTGTGTTTTCTGTGGTAGCAGTTCAGGCAAGAAAGTTAGCTACCAAGAAGCTGCTGTTGAACTCGGCAAGGAGCTG GTGGATAGAAGGATTAACTTGGTGTATGGTGGTGGAAGCGTGGGGCTGATGGGTCTTGTTTCTCAGGCAGTTCATGATGGCGGGCGCCATGTCCTAGG AGTTATTCCCAGGACCCTAATGCCCAGAGAG ATAACTGGTGAGACTGTTGGAGAAGTAAGAACAGTATCAGATATGCATCAAAGAAAAGCTGAGATGGCTCGTCAAGCTGATGCTTTCATTGCTCTCCCAG GTGGTTACGGCACCCTTGAAGAATTGCTTGAAGTCATTACCTGGGCCCAGCTTGGAATTCACCGCAAACCT GTGGGGCTTTTGAATGTGGACGGCTACTACAATTCGTTGTTGAGTTTCATAGATAAGGCCGTTGATGAAGGTTTTATTTCTCCTACTGCGCGTCATATTATCGTGTCTGCTCCAACCGCCAAGCAATTGGTTAGACAACTAGAG GAATATGTTCCAGAGTATGATGAAGTGACGTCCAAGTTGGTGTGGGATGAGGTGGACAGGATGAATTATGTGTCCGAATCGGGGGTCGCCACGTGA
- the LOC126800139 gene encoding uncharacterized protein LOC126800139, which translates to MRVQGVLHYQNHPITGSNPTAVLPVTLHHASNTQILNKLNYKHTRWQSLRICRIPETLGSNSSKRFPSILAAAAAQPSQPLDLTEDNIRQVLADARVEFGHLFDASVGMTGQVDLADLDGPFVKISLKGRFWHEGSVVLARLANYLKKRIPEILEVDIEDEKQLDDSPANF; encoded by the exons atGAGGGTCCAAGGAGTTCTTCATTACCAGAACCACCCCATAACGGGATCAAACCCAACAGCAGTCTTGCCCGTTACTCTTCATCATGCCTCCAACACCCAAATCCTGAACAAACTGAACTACAAGCACACACGATGGCAGAGTTTAAGGATTTGTAGAATCCCAGAAACACTAGGATCAAACTCTAGCAAGAGATTTCCAAGCATATTAGCAGCAGCTGCAGCTCAGCCTTCACAGCCTCTGGACCTAACTGAAGATAACATCAGGCAGGTCTTAGCCGATGCAAGAGTCGAATTTGGTCACCTCTTTGACGCTTCAGTTGGCATGACAG GACAAGTTGATCTTGCTGACCTTGATGGACCCTTTGTGAAGATCAGTCTCAAAGGCCGGTTTTGGCATGAAGGCAGCGTTGTTCTGGCTAGGCTGGCCAATTATCTCAAGAAGAGAATCCCA GAAATTTTGGAGGTAGATATAGAAGATGAGAAACAACTGGATGATAGCCCTGCAAACTTTTAG
- the LOC126801066 gene encoding transcription termination factor MTEF1, chloroplastic, translating to MQETHFLSTSNPKPFSLPTPNPNPKSQFQSSSSSHHDPSSSFHHHHSPKTPPFPTLSKTKTKSPSPIKPHSPPPPSDFHDKALYLDSIGLDLFSLLHHHPPILSFPLPDLKSTVHFLTSFGFSTLELRRLVGMCPEILASRVSDIVPVFTFLLREARVNGSDLKRVINRRPRLLASSVKHRLRPTLYFLQSIGIADVNKHTSLLSCSVEDKLQPRVDYLEKIGFSRRDALVMFRRFPQLFCYSIEQNFEPKFNYFVVEMGRELKELKEFPHYFSFSLENRIRPRHQRCVDKGVCFPLPVLLKTSEAKFRERLEVCCNSSIPLRSSPLWCTNSISDDLNNETI from the coding sequence ATGCAAGAAACCCACTTCCTCTCCACCTCCAACCCCAAACCCTTCTCCCTCCCCACCCCAAACCCAAACCCCAAATCCCAATtccaatcctcctcctcctcccaccATGAcccttcctcctccttccaccaccaccactcccCCAAAACCCCTCCCTTCCCTACTCtctccaaaaccaaaaccaaatccCCTTCCCCCATCAAACCCCACTCCCCTCCTCCCCCCTCCGACTTCCACGACAAAGCCCTCTACCTCGACTCCATCGGCCTCGACCTCTTCTccctcctccaccaccaccctcCCATCCTCTCCTTCCCCCTCCCCGACCTCAAATCCACCGTCCACTTCCTCACCTCCTTCGGCTTCTCCACCCTCGAGCTCCGCCGCCTCGTCGGCATGTGCCCCGAAATCCTCGCCTCCCGCGTCTCCGACATCGTCCCCGTCTTCACCTTCCTCCTCCGCGAGGCCCGCGTCAACGGCTCCGATCTCAAGCGCGTCATCAACCGACGCCCCAGGTTGCTCGCCTCCAGCGTCAAGCACCGCCTCCGCCCCACCCTATACTTCCTCCAGTCCATCGGCATTGCCGACGTCAACAAACACACCTCCCTGCTCTCCTGCAGCGTCGAGGACAAGCTCCAGCCCCGCGTCGACTACCTCGAGAAAATCGGGTTCTCTCGCCGGGACGCATTGGTCATGTTCCGTCGGTTCCCGCAGCTGTTCTGCTACAGCATTGAGCAGAACTTCGAGCCCAAGTTCAACTACTTTGTTGTCGAAATGGGGAGGGAGTTGAAGGAGCTGAAAGAGTTTCCCCACTACTTCTCATTTAGCTTAGAGAATCGGATTCGGCCGAGGCACCAGAGGTGTGTGGACAAGGGCGTCTGCTTCCCGTTGCCGGTTTTGTTAAAGACAAGTGAGGCCAAGTTCCGGGAGAGATTGGAGGTTTGTTGTAATTCTTCTATCCCCTTGAGAAGTTCTCCTTTGTGGTGTACAAATTCCATTTCTGATGATTTAAACAATGAAACAATATAA
- the LOC126801067 gene encoding 2-Cys peroxiredoxin BAS1, chloroplastic yields the protein MAASTALISSTPRVFSSSSSTKSSFSKPQSRTLTFSKSFSGLRLPSASRSLSLSRSAKTFAVKASAGELPLVGNVAPDFEAEAVFDQEFINVKLSDYIGKKYVILFFYPLDFTFVCPTEITAFSDRHAEFEAINTEILGVSIDSVFSHLAWVQTDRKSGGLGDLKYPLVSDVTKSISKSYGVLIPDQGVALRGLFIIDKEGVIQHSTINNLAIGRSVDETKRTLQALQFVQDNPDEVCPAGWKPGEKSMKPDPKLSKEYFSAI from the exons ATGGCTGCCTCCACCGCTCTCATCTCCTCCACCCCTCGcgtcttctcctcctcctcctccaccaaatcCTCCTTCTCCAAGCCCCAATCCCGAACCCTAACTTTCTCCAAATCCTTCTCCGGCCTCCGCCTCCCCTCCGCCTCTcgctccctctccctctcccgcTCCGCCAAGACCTTCGCCGTCAAAGCTTCT GCTGGGGAGCTCCCGTTGGTCGGCAACGTCGCACCGGATTTCGAGGCCGAGGCTGTTTTTGACCAGGAGTTCATCAAT GTTAAATTGTCTGACTACATTGGGAAGAAATATGTGATTCTGTTTTTCTATCCGTTGGATTTCACATTTGTTTGCCCAAcag AGATTACTGCTTTCAGTGACCGCCATGCTGAGTTTGAGGCAATCAACACTGAAATCTTGGGTGTTTCAATCGACAGTGTG TTTTCGCATCTTGCATGGGTCCAAACAGATAGGAAATCGGGCGGTCTTGGTGACTTGAAGTATCCATTGGTCTCTGATGTCACCAAATCAATCTCAAAGTCTTACGGTGTTTTGATCCCAGACCAG GGAGTTGCACTGAGAGGACTCTTCATCATTGACAAGGAAGGTGTTATCCAACACTCCACCATCAACAATCTCGCCATCGGCCGTAGCGTAGATGAGACCAAGAGAACACTACAG GCCTTGCAGTTTGTGCAGGACAACCCTGATGAGGTTTGCCCCGCTGGGTGGAAGCCTGGGGAGAAGTCAATGAAGCCAGACCCCAAGCTCAGCAAAGAGTATTTCTCTGCAATATAG